A stretch of Leisingera sp. S132 DNA encodes these proteins:
- a CDS encoding DUF6638 family protein, translated as MKRLIQHGLMFGNLFHVASPALVERYNRALKHLTGKTTALTDFHVDISGFSPEIGDELGDDHYLNHAGVNRQFILLSTEQKRCPLLHVKFSTSRDILRRFIEVNERQLFALTATDAVAGELVNSVFEVSSPARLFDIRQVRIEADTTRGTLRHADQLAALVERFKTGEDAWFDDELIGEMIATAEQTGDVTRNPVHLEHEVFEQGNFWTAHFGGLYLFQDVEHPAVIASGAKPEGVPLDRVFDLSQRNAIAKFLELNGLAEPVIRARGVDGAAILRQKMGFLAVSVLTERGRDLSGLSRSDLRRLAARHADELPEEFEGLAALVRWAEGGGKWPKITSDHPAYFYSLRASDTPCRDLVNMLLAELCPHDFRQMFICHKEEFYRQYRSWPETKKAYAAEFLAREYAVDKAGAREALFGHEPDMEGRMPKLPRNRRKAVVDRVGPWGAVDRVRGR; from the coding sequence ATGAAACGCCTCATCCAGCATGGCCTGATGTTCGGCAATCTCTTCCATGTGGCCTCGCCCGCGCTGGTGGAGCGGTATAACCGCGCGCTGAAGCATCTGACTGGCAAGACCACGGCTCTGACAGATTTCCACGTCGATATTTCGGGCTTTTCGCCCGAAATCGGCGATGAGCTGGGGGATGATCACTATCTGAACCATGCGGGCGTGAACCGGCAATTCATTCTCCTCAGCACCGAGCAGAAACGCTGCCCGCTGCTTCACGTGAAATTCTCCACCAGCCGGGACATCCTGCGCCGGTTTATCGAGGTCAATGAACGCCAGCTGTTTGCACTGACCGCGACCGACGCGGTGGCGGGCGAGCTGGTGAATTCGGTGTTTGAGGTGTCCTCGCCCGCGCGCCTGTTCGACATCCGGCAGGTGCGGATCGAGGCGGATACCACCCGCGGCACGCTGCGCCATGCGGACCAGCTGGCAGCGCTGGTGGAGCGGTTCAAAACCGGGGAGGATGCCTGGTTTGACGATGAACTGATCGGGGAGATGATCGCAACGGCGGAGCAGACCGGCGATGTGACCCGCAATCCGGTGCATCTGGAGCATGAGGTCTTTGAGCAGGGCAATTTCTGGACCGCGCATTTCGGCGGACTGTACCTGTTTCAGGACGTGGAGCACCCGGCGGTGATTGCCAGCGGGGCAAAGCCGGAGGGCGTGCCCTTGGACCGCGTCTTTGACCTGAGCCAGCGCAATGCGATTGCCAAGTTCCTGGAGCTGAACGGGCTGGCAGAGCCGGTGATCCGCGCGCGCGGCGTCGATGGCGCGGCGATCCTGCGGCAGAAGATGGGGTTCCTGGCGGTTTCGGTTCTGACGGAGCGAGGCAGGGACCTGTCGGGCCTGTCGCGGTCGGACCTGCGGCGGCTGGCGGCGCGCCACGCGGATGAGCTGCCAGAGGAGTTCGAGGGGCTGGCAGCGCTGGTGCGCTGGGCCGAGGGGGGCGGCAAGTGGCCGAAGATCACCTCGGATCATCCGGCCTATTTCTATTCCTTGCGGGCGTCGGACACGCCCTGCCGCGATCTGGTCAACATGCTGCTGGCGGAGCTGTGCCCGCATGATTTCCGCCAGATGTTCATCTGCCACAAGGAAGAGTTTTACCGCCAGTACCGGAGCTGGCCAGAGACCAAGAAGGCCTATGCAGCGGAGTTCCTGGCGCGGGAGTATGCGGTGGACAAGGCCGGCGCGCGCGAAGCGCTGTTCGGGCATGAGCCGGATATGGAGGGGCGGATGCCCAAGCTGCCACGGAACCGGCGCAAAGCGGTGGTTGACCGGGTCGGCCCCTGGGGGGCTGTGGACCGGGTGAGGGGGCGTTAG
- a CDS encoding DUF1523 family protein, with the protein MRFIKWAFLITFWVLFGAFLHYTLPQYDVVRIVNTYEERQELNDWTRVFWSKPDDQSAQLINRDVQFIQAVRANGRNMVYRNEDTGWNWPPYFKFDTANLYTDANDSISTKANPEWVAVMHYGWRNEFLSIFPNAVTIKPVAGPEDKPTNWFSIIFLVLLAALLWAIYVRWRRFRQARIDPMIESAEDSLYAAGDAIAERKGRFRRWLDTWKSN; encoded by the coding sequence ATGCGTTTCATCAAATGGGCTTTCCTGATTACCTTCTGGGTGCTGTTCGGCGCCTTCCTGCATTACACGCTGCCGCAGTATGACGTGGTGCGGATCGTCAACACCTACGAGGAACGGCAGGAGCTGAACGACTGGACGCGGGTTTTCTGGTCCAAGCCTGACGACCAATCGGCGCAGCTGATCAACCGGGATGTGCAGTTCATCCAGGCGGTGCGCGCAAACGGCCGCAACATGGTCTACCGCAACGAGGATACCGGCTGGAACTGGCCGCCCTATTTCAAGTTCGACACCGCGAACCTCTATACGGACGCCAATGACAGCATCTCGACCAAGGCGAACCCGGAATGGGTGGCGGTGATGCATTACGGCTGGCGCAACGAGTTCCTGTCGATCTTCCCCAATGCGGTGACAATCAAGCCGGTGGCGGGGCCGGAGGACAAGCCAACCAACTGGTTCTCCATCATTTTCCTGGTGCTGCTGGCGGCGCTTCTGTGGGCCATCTATGTGCGCTGGCGCCGGTTCCGGCAGGCGCGGATCGACCCGATGATCGAAAGCGCCGAGGACAGTCTTTATGCGGCAGGCGATGCCATTGCCGAGCGCAAGGGCCGGTTCCGCCGCTGGCTGGATACCTGGAAATCGAATTGA
- a CDS encoding TetR/AcrR family transcriptional regulator: MPPRIGRPPRGSRTLSKDDVLKKALQLLDEGGSKALTFKALAAALGVTPMAVAHHAGTRDEMIASLVAIAFEGADAPSEASTPKLRLRDLMTRYCTQVTRHPELAKYILENPSLIGPALTGLTRLIEAEITAAGVTGAEARTLLCLLVDYTHGFAFAAAAAPRGALSPDDFSPALDWVLDRIE; the protein is encoded by the coding sequence ATGCCCCCGCGCATAGGCCGCCCGCCCAGGGGCAGCCGCACCCTCAGCAAGGATGATGTGCTGAAAAAGGCCCTGCAGCTGCTCGATGAGGGCGGCAGCAAGGCTCTCACCTTCAAGGCACTGGCAGCGGCGCTTGGCGTCACCCCGATGGCCGTCGCCCACCACGCCGGCACCAGGGACGAGATGATTGCCAGCCTCGTCGCCATTGCCTTTGAAGGTGCAGATGCGCCATCAGAAGCGTCAACGCCCAAACTGCGCCTGCGCGATCTGATGACCCGCTATTGCACTCAGGTGACCCGGCACCCGGAACTTGCGAAATACATCCTGGAGAACCCGTCTCTGATCGGTCCTGCCCTGACCGGGCTGACCCGGCTGATCGAGGCGGAAATCACCGCCGCAGGCGTAACCGGTGCAGAGGCCCGTACCCTTCTCTGCCTGCTGGTGGATTACACACACGGCTTCGCCTTTGCCGCCGCTGCGGCACCACGCGGAGCACTTTCACCTGACGACTTCTCCCCCGCGCTGGACTGGGTGCTGGACCGGATCGAATAA
- a CDS encoding dihydrofolate reductase family protein — MTTGHVFIATSLDGFVARQDHSLDWLSKQPVAEDDDGGFAAFMDSVDGLIMGTGSFRTVLGFGQWPYSKPVVVLSNSLTEQDIPEELKDKVRLSTTAPADLMQELQEQGWTRAYIDGGRMVQSFLRQGLIADLTITTVPVLIGSGIPLFGSLDRDIDLQVASSRILPTGMVQTTFRVA; from the coding sequence ATGACCACCGGCCATGTCTTCATCGCCACCAGCCTCGACGGTTTTGTGGCCCGCCAGGACCATTCGCTGGACTGGCTGTCCAAGCAGCCCGTTGCCGAGGATGACGATGGCGGTTTTGCCGCCTTCATGGACAGCGTAGACGGGCTGATTATGGGAACAGGATCATTCCGCACCGTGCTGGGGTTCGGCCAATGGCCCTACAGCAAGCCGGTTGTGGTCCTCAGCAACAGCCTGACAGAACAGGACATTCCCGAAGAGCTGAAGGATAAGGTGCGTCTCAGCACCACCGCGCCCGCAGACCTCATGCAGGAGCTGCAAGAGCAGGGCTGGACCCGCGCCTATATCGACGGCGGGCGGATGGTGCAGTCCTTCCTGCGCCAGGGGCTGATCGCAGATCTGACCATCACAACGGTCCCGGTCCTGATCGGCAGCGGCATCCCGCTTTTCGGCAGCCTGGACCGGGACATCGACCTCCAGGTAGCAAGCTCCCGCATCCTGCCCACCGGCATGGTCCAGACCACGTTCCGGGTGGCCTGA
- a CDS encoding aromatic ring-hydroxylating dioxygenase subunit alpha — MLHDSEILAKLVARQKNYSLEQAFYTDPGVLDLDMRQIFYREWLFAIPACEIPKAGNYVTHQVGSYNVIIVRGTDGEVRAFHNACRHRGSVVCKAKKGNSPKLVCPYHQWTYELDGSLLWARDMGPEFDASKHGLKPVHCRDLAGLIYICLADEAPDFDAFAAVARPYLEPHDLGNAKVAYESSIIENGNWKLVWENNRECYHCGGNHPSLCRTFPEDPSVTGVEGGETPPHLQKHFDRIEAAGVPAQFQIDARGQYRVARMPLNEGAESYTMDGKAAVAKKLGRVPFADAGTLLKFHYPTTWNHFLPDHSIVFRVTPISPTETEVTTKWLVHKDAVEGQDYDLNRLTEVWVATNDEDRIVVEDNQRGINSPAYEPGPYSEVQESGVIQFSNWYAEHLTRALTGRHLIAAE; from the coding sequence ATGCTTCACGACAGCGAAATTCTGGCCAAACTGGTCGCCCGTCAGAAAAACTATTCCCTGGAGCAGGCGTTTTACACTGATCCGGGGGTGCTGGATCTGGACATGCGCCAGATCTTCTACCGCGAGTGGCTGTTTGCCATTCCGGCCTGCGAAATTCCGAAGGCCGGCAATTATGTGACCCATCAGGTGGGGTCCTACAATGTCATCATCGTGCGCGGCACCGATGGTGAGGTGCGTGCGTTCCACAATGCCTGCCGCCACCGCGGGTCGGTTGTGTGCAAGGCCAAGAAGGGAAATTCGCCCAAGCTGGTCTGCCCCTACCACCAGTGGACCTATGAGCTGGACGGCTCGCTGCTGTGGGCGCGCGACATGGGGCCGGAGTTCGACGCCTCCAAACACGGGCTGAAGCCGGTGCATTGCCGCGATCTGGCCGGGCTGATCTATATCTGCCTGGCGGATGAGGCGCCGGACTTCGATGCTTTTGCCGCAGTGGCCCGCCCCTATCTGGAGCCGCATGACCTGGGCAATGCCAAAGTCGCCTATGAAAGCTCGATCATCGAGAATGGCAACTGGAAGCTGGTTTGGGAGAACAACCGCGAGTGCTATCACTGCGGCGGCAACCACCCGTCGCTGTGCCGGACCTTCCCGGAAGATCCGTCCGTCACTGGTGTCGAGGGCGGCGAGACCCCGCCGCACCTGCAAAAGCATTTCGACCGGATCGAGGCGGCAGGTGTGCCGGCCCAGTTCCAGATAGACGCGCGCGGACAGTACCGGGTGGCGCGGATGCCGCTGAATGAAGGCGCCGAGAGCTATACCATGGACGGCAAGGCGGCTGTCGCCAAGAAGCTGGGCCGGGTGCCGTTTGCTGATGCAGGCACGCTGCTGAAATTCCACTACCCGACCACCTGGAACCACTTCCTGCCGGATCATTCCATCGTGTTCCGGGTGACCCCGATCAGCCCGACCGAGACTGAGGTCACCACCAAATGGCTGGTGCACAAGGATGCGGTCGAGGGCCAGGACTACGACCTGAATCGGCTGACCGAGGTCTGGGTTGCCACCAACGACGAGGACCGCATCGTGGTGGAGGACAACCAGCGCGGCATCAACTCACCTGCTTATGAACCCGGCCCCTATTCGGAAGTGCAGGAAAGCGGCGTCATCCAGTTCTCCAACTGGTACGCTGAACACCTGACCCGCGCGCTGACCGGCCGCCACCTGATCGCGGCGGAGTAA
- a CDS encoding hybrid-cluster NAD(P)-dependent oxidoreductase, with protein MGLQANFETLDETLAWKDDEMLECVSVVPEAPNTATFSFRAPSGAWFKYQPGQFLTLELPVPGETVWRTYTISSSPSRPLSISVTVKAQGDSIGTRWMLDNLRPGMFLKASGPAGVFTLPKRPNGKFLFISAGSGITPSLSMTQYLFDRGQSPDVCFINCAKRPSEIIARRQLEGMAARVPGIKLHFVVEEDDPYQVWTGYRGQLNQIMLGIIAGDYLEREVYCCGPEPFMQAVRDMLNGLGFDMENYNQESFGAPVETEADAPELDDVVPEETAAAEISFAASGVTSACTETDTVLAVAKASGLNIPSGCTFGICGTCKVKKTAGDVHMVHNGGISEEDIEAGYILACCSNPIGRVEVDI; from the coding sequence ATGGGACTGCAGGCCAATTTCGAGACGCTGGATGAAACCCTGGCGTGGAAGGACGACGAGATGCTGGAATGCGTCTCAGTCGTGCCGGAAGCGCCGAACACCGCCACCTTCAGCTTCCGTGCGCCTTCCGGCGCGTGGTTCAAGTATCAGCCGGGCCAGTTCCTGACGCTGGAGCTGCCGGTGCCGGGTGAAACCGTCTGGCGGACCTACACCATCAGCTCCTCGCCGTCGCGGCCGCTGTCGATCTCGGTGACGGTGAAGGCGCAGGGAGACAGCATCGGTACCCGCTGGATGCTGGACAACCTGCGCCCGGGCATGTTCCTCAAGGCCTCTGGCCCGGCGGGCGTGTTCACCCTGCCGAAACGCCCGAACGGCAAGTTCCTGTTCATCTCCGCTGGCTCCGGTATCACGCCGAGCCTGTCGATGACGCAGTATCTGTTTGACCGCGGCCAGTCGCCTGACGTCTGCTTCATCAACTGCGCCAAGCGGCCCAGCGAGATCATCGCGCGGCGCCAGCTGGAAGGCATGGCGGCGCGGGTGCCGGGGATCAAGCTGCATTTCGTGGTGGAAGAGGACGACCCCTATCAGGTCTGGACCGGCTACCGCGGGCAGCTGAACCAGATCATGCTGGGTATCATTGCGGGGGACTACCTGGAGCGCGAGGTCTACTGCTGCGGGCCGGAGCCGTTCATGCAGGCGGTGCGCGACATGCTGAACGGCCTGGGCTTTGACATGGAGAATTACAACCAGGAAAGCTTTGGCGCGCCGGTGGAGACCGAGGCTGATGCGCCGGAGCTGGACGATGTGGTTCCAGAGGAGACCGCGGCCGCCGAGATCAGCTTTGCCGCGTCGGGCGTCACTTCCGCCTGCACCGAGACCGACACGGTGCTGGCAGTCGCCAAGGCCTCGGGCCTCAACATCCCGTCAGGCTGTACCTTCGGCATCTGCGGCACCTGCAAGGTCAAGAAGACCGCGGGCGACGTGCATATGGTCCACAACGGCGGCATCTCGGAAGAGGACATCGAGGCGGGGTATATCCTGGCCTGCTGCTCCAACCCGATCGGGCGGGTCGAAGTGGACATCTGA
- the rpiB gene encoding ribose 5-phosphate isomerase B → MTASKRIALSSDHAAIELRKAVAAHIEAQGWEVEDIGPQTPESTHYPKHGAAAAELVASGDCALGIVLCGTGQGIMMAANKVKGIRCGVCSDTFSAKMIRAHNDANMLSIGARVVGEGLALEIVDAFLGTEFEGGRHGTRVDMIKALED, encoded by the coding sequence ATGACTGCCAGCAAACGCATTGCCCTTTCCAGCGACCACGCCGCCATCGAGCTGCGCAAGGCCGTTGCGGCCCATATCGAAGCCCAGGGCTGGGAGGTCGAGGACATCGGCCCGCAGACCCCGGAAAGCACCCATTACCCCAAGCATGGCGCCGCCGCGGCAGAGCTGGTCGCCTCGGGCGACTGCGCGCTGGGCATTGTCCTGTGCGGCACCGGCCAGGGCATCATGATGGCAGCCAACAAGGTGAAGGGCATCCGCTGCGGTGTCTGCTCCGACACGTTTTCTGCCAAGATGATCCGCGCCCACAACGACGCCAACATGCTGTCGATCGGCGCCCGTGTGGTCGGCGAAGGGCTGGCGCTGGAGATCGTCGATGCCTTCCTGGGCACCGAGTTCGAGGGCGGCCGCCACGGCACCCGCGTCGACATGATCAAGGCGCTGGAAGACTAA
- a CDS encoding beta-1,6-N-acetylglucosaminyltransferase: protein MAKIAYILLCHKDPDAIIQQAERLTAAGDCMAIHFDGRAAPEDYQRIRSELADNPNVTFARKRIKCGWGEWSLVEATLHALRSAVEEFPRATHFYMLSGDCMAVKTAEYAHQFLDEHDKDFIESFDFFESDWIKTGMKEDRLIYRHFFNERKHKQLFYWSHGLQKRMGLQREIPADIQVQIGSQWWCLRRRTVEWILGFIRKRRDVVRFFRTTWIPDETFFQTLVRHLIPEAEIEARTLTFLMFTDYGMPVNFYNDHYDLLLSQDFLFARKISSDAKELKSRLGRLYAAQGVEFQISNEGRSLYKFLAQRGRDGRRFAPRFWETESTLGRERELLIVVCKKWHVAKRLLEQIRQVTNIPAIEYLFNEEDTPLPDLGGIQAALMKRTRHRRALMRMLFEYYESDQLIICLDPGAIELMNDFHSDRSSTRFLHIECDFSDDYLIGHAHRVGLAGERTPQQTLERLLPTIRNDILHESDRIRDAGFSYLYKIREGSTPEANAGELSSFLNLTEEKARQIAGTGYLFAD from the coding sequence ATGGCAAAAATCGCATATATTCTGCTGTGCCATAAAGACCCTGACGCGATCATCCAGCAGGCTGAGCGGCTGACCGCAGCTGGCGACTGCATGGCGATTCACTTCGACGGGCGGGCGGCGCCCGAGGATTACCAGCGGATCCGGTCGGAGCTTGCGGACAACCCCAACGTCACCTTTGCCAGGAAGCGGATCAAATGCGGCTGGGGGGAATGGTCGCTGGTCGAAGCGACGCTGCACGCGCTGCGCAGCGCCGTGGAGGAGTTTCCGCGCGCCACCCATTTCTACATGCTGTCGGGCGATTGCATGGCGGTGAAAACGGCGGAATACGCGCACCAGTTTCTGGACGAGCACGACAAGGATTTCATCGAAAGCTTCGACTTCTTCGAAAGCGACTGGATCAAGACGGGCATGAAGGAGGACCGGCTGATCTACCGGCACTTCTTCAATGAGCGCAAGCACAAACAACTGTTCTACTGGAGCCACGGCCTGCAAAAACGCATGGGGCTGCAGAGGGAAATACCGGCCGATATTCAGGTGCAGATCGGCAGCCAGTGGTGGTGCCTGCGCCGCCGCACTGTCGAGTGGATCCTGGGGTTCATCCGCAAACGCCGCGACGTTGTGCGCTTCTTCCGGACCACCTGGATTCCGGATGAAACCTTCTTTCAGACCCTGGTGCGCCACCTCATCCCGGAGGCGGAGATCGAGGCCCGCACCCTGACCTTTCTGATGTTCACCGACTACGGGATGCCAGTGAACTTCTACAACGACCACTATGACCTTCTGCTCAGCCAGGACTTTCTGTTCGCCCGCAAGATCAGCTCTGACGCCAAGGAGCTGAAGTCACGGCTCGGACGGCTTTATGCAGCACAGGGGGTGGAGTTCCAGATCTCCAACGAGGGGCGCAGCCTCTACAAGTTCCTCGCCCAGCGCGGCCGTGACGGACGCCGCTTTGCGCCGCGGTTCTGGGAGACGGAAAGCACCCTTGGCCGGGAACGAGAACTGCTGATCGTGGTCTGCAAGAAATGGCATGTCGCCAAGCGGCTGCTGGAACAGATCCGCCAGGTCACCAATATTCCGGCGATCGAATACCTGTTCAACGAGGAGGACACCCCCCTGCCCGACCTCGGCGGGATTCAGGCGGCACTGATGAAACGCACCCGCCACCGCCGGGCGCTGATGCGGATGCTGTTCGAATATTACGAGTCCGACCAGCTGATCATCTGCCTGGATCCCGGGGCCATTGAGCTGATGAATGATTTTCATTCAGACCGGTCCTCGACGCGCTTCCTGCATATCGAATGCGACTTCAGCGACGATTATCTGATCGGTCATGCCCACCGCGTTGGCCTGGCGGGCGAACGCACGCCGCAGCAAACGCTGGAACGGCTGCTGCCGACAATCCGCAATGACATCCTGCATGAAAGCGACCGCATCCGCGATGCAGGCTTCAGCTATCTCTACAAGATCCGCGAAGGCAGCACTCCCGAGGCAAACGCGGGCGAACTCAGCAGTTTCCTGAACCTGACCGAAGAGAAGGCCCGGCAGATTGCCGGGACCGGCTACCTTTTTGCCGACTGA
- a CDS encoding sulfotransferase family protein translates to MGFPGTWMTESESVVYRVVPKCACSTIGQILYYSDHGRFFDGDIHDAKDGLHKWALEHSQDPITRNVQGQQSYAFTCVRNPYTRILSSFFDKICGIQRNGKRYRGNLVPKLAYEYGIEVGGEDGKQEFDQIASFRRFLLFARDTIRWRRPMDPDIHWSAMSGHVSTFIQNGGRYNRIFWTEAFNDGMQGVLDAIETPHPVDLAAIPRFNESEGHGPKRAHPVEDYFDDLSMHLVYEIYKRDFELFKYDFENPGNKMPVGEIDLDEVHAKLGE, encoded by the coding sequence ATGGGTTTTCCCGGCACCTGGATGACGGAAAGTGAAAGTGTGGTCTACCGCGTGGTGCCGAAATGCGCCTGCTCGACCATCGGGCAGATCCTCTACTACTCGGACCACGGGCGGTTCTTTGACGGCGACATCCATGACGCCAAGGACGGCCTGCACAAATGGGCGCTGGAGCACAGCCAGGATCCGATCACCCGTAATGTGCAGGGTCAGCAGTCCTATGCTTTTACCTGCGTGCGCAATCCTTACACCCGCATCCTGTCGTCGTTCTTCGACAAGATTTGCGGCATTCAGCGCAACGGCAAGCGCTACCGCGGCAACCTGGTGCCCAAGCTGGCTTATGAATACGGGATCGAGGTCGGCGGCGAGGATGGCAAGCAGGAGTTTGACCAGATCGCCAGCTTCCGCCGGTTTCTGCTGTTTGCGCGCGACACCATCCGCTGGCGCCGCCCGATGGATCCGGATATCCACTGGTCGGCGATGTCGGGGCATGTGTCGACCTTCATCCAGAACGGCGGGCGCTACAACCGGATCTTCTGGACCGAGGCGTTCAATGATGGGATGCAGGGGGTGCTGGACGCAATCGAGACGCCGCATCCCGTGGACCTGGCCGCGATCCCGCGTTTCAACGAGAGCGAAGGCCACGGCCCCAAGCGTGCGCATCCTGTGGAGGACTACTTCGACGACCTGTCGATGCATCTGGTCTACGAGATCTACAAGCGCGATTTCGAGCTGTTCAAATACGATTTCGAGAACCCGGGCAACAAGATGCCGGTGGGGGAGATCGACCTCGATGAGGTGCACGCCAAGCTGGGGGAGTAA
- the ilvD gene encoding dihydroxy-acid dehydratase yields the protein MPKYRSRTSTHGRNMAGARGLWRATGMKDDDFGKPIIAIVNSFTQFVPGHVHLKDLGQMVAREVEAAGGVAKEFNTIAVDDGIAMGHDGMLYSLPSREVIADSVEYMVNAHCADAMVCISNCDKITPGMLMAAMRLNIPAIFVSGGPMEAGKIDIADLDMKKIDLVDAMVAAADDKFTDEQVKHIEENACPTCGSCSGMFTANSMNCLAEALGLALPGNGSTLATHADRKGLFLEAGRKIVEITKRHYQDEEKGLLPREIATFEAFENAMSLDIAMGGSTNTVLHLLAIANEGEVDFNMSHMDQLSRKVPCLCKVAPNIHNVHMEDVHRAGGIFSILGELSRAGLLHNDCHTVHSSSMGEAIAKWDIKVANNPEAEELFKAAPGGVRTTQAFSQANRYKELDTDRENGVIRAKEHAFSQDGGLAVLFGNIALDGCIVKTAGVDENILKFTGSAYVCESQDAAVNDILTGKVKEGDVVVIRYEGPRGGPGMQEMLYPTSYLKSKGLGKACALLTDGRFSGGTSGLSIGHVSPEAAEGGTIGLVRQGDTIEIDIPNRSIHLAVSEEELAARREEQDAKGWKPAEPRKRKVSKALKAYALLATSAAKGAVRALPDED from the coding sequence ATGCCAAAGTACCGATCCAGAACCTCCACCCATGGCCGCAACATGGCGGGCGCGCGCGGATTGTGGCGCGCAACCGGCATGAAGGACGATGATTTCGGCAAGCCGATCATCGCCATCGTCAACTCCTTCACCCAATTCGTGCCCGGCCACGTCCACCTCAAGGACCTGGGCCAGATGGTCGCCCGCGAGGTCGAGGCGGCCGGCGGCGTCGCCAAGGAGTTCAACACCATCGCGGTGGATGACGGCATCGCCATGGGCCATGACGGCATGCTCTACTCGCTGCCCTCGCGCGAGGTGATCGCCGACAGCGTCGAATACATGGTCAACGCCCATTGCGCCGACGCCATGGTCTGCATCTCCAACTGCGACAAGATCACGCCAGGCATGCTGATGGCCGCCATGCGCCTCAACATCCCGGCGATCTTCGTTTCCGGCGGTCCGATGGAGGCAGGCAAGATCGACATCGCCGATCTGGACATGAAAAAGATCGACCTGGTGGACGCCATGGTGGCCGCGGCGGATGACAAATTCACCGACGAGCAGGTGAAGCACATCGAGGAAAACGCCTGCCCGACCTGCGGCTCCTGCTCGGGCATGTTCACCGCCAACTCAATGAACTGCCTGGCAGAGGCCCTGGGCCTGGCGCTGCCGGGCAACGGCTCGACGCTCGCCACCCACGCCGACCGCAAGGGTCTGTTCCTGGAAGCAGGACGCAAGATCGTCGAGATCACCAAGCGCCACTACCAGGACGAGGAAAAAGGCCTGCTGCCGCGTGAGATCGCCACGTTTGAGGCCTTCGAAAACGCGATGAGCCTCGACATCGCCATGGGTGGCTCCACCAACACCGTGCTGCACCTGCTGGCCATCGCCAACGAGGGCGAGGTGGATTTCAACATGTCCCATATGGACCAGCTCAGCCGCAAAGTACCTTGCCTGTGCAAGGTCGCGCCGAACATTCACAACGTCCACATGGAAGACGTGCACCGGGCCGGCGGCATCTTCTCGATCCTCGGCGAACTCAGCCGTGCCGGTCTTTTGCACAATGACTGTCACACCGTGCACTCCTCATCCATGGGTGAAGCGATTGCCAAATGGGACATCAAGGTCGCCAACAACCCCGAGGCCGAGGAGCTGTTCAAAGCCGCCCCCGGCGGCGTCCGCACAACCCAGGCTTTCTCCCAGGCCAACCGCTACAAGGAACTGGACACCGACCGTGAAAACGGCGTGATCCGCGCCAAGGAGCACGCCTTCAGCCAGGACGGCGGCCTTGCGGTGCTGTTCGGCAACATCGCTCTGGACGGCTGCATCGTGAAGACCGCGGGCGTGGATGAAAACATCCTGAAGTTCACCGGTTCGGCCTATGTCTGCGAAAGCCAGGACGCGGCGGTGAACGACATCCTGACCGGCAAGGTCAAGGAAGGCGACGTAGTGGTGATCCGCTATGAGGGCCCGCGCGGCGGTCCGGGGATGCAGGAAATGCTCTACCCGACCTCCTACCTGAAGTCGAAGGGCCTGGGCAAAGCCTGCGCGCTGCTTACTGACGGGCGCTTCTCCGGCGGCACCTCCGGCCTGTCGATCGGCCATGTCTCGCCCGAGGCGGCCGAGGGCGGCACCATCGGCCTGGTGCGCCAGGGCGACACCATCGAGATCGACATCCCCAACCGCTCGATCCATCTGGCGGTCTCCGAAGAGGAGCTGGCGGCACGCCGCGAGGAGCAGGACGCCAAAGGCTGGAAACCCGCAGAGCCGCGCAAGCGCAAGGTTTCCAAGGCGCTGAAGGCCTATGCGCTGCTGGCCACCTCCGCCGCCAAGGGCGCCGTGCGTGCACTGCCCGACGAGGACTGA